Genomic segment of Methanobacteriaceae archaeon:
ATTCTAGCTGAATATGATGTGGAAAAGGAAGAATGCGAACAGGATTTATTTGATTTACTCCACGAGCTTGCAGGAAAGGGTATGATCATAATTAATGATGAGGATTGATTTTTTTTTTTAATAGTTTAATGGAGTAAATGTTCAGCCAACGACTTAATGCAGGCTTGAATTAAAGGGGTTAGAATTAAATTAAACCGATTCATGTAAATAGATTAGTTTAAGTCCATAATTATAGATTTAAATATTATTGGATGAATATTTTATGAATCTATGTATCTGTGCTTGAATTGTTCTTAATTAATATCCTTTGTAATATTATATATTTTAAACAGTGGGACTTTTATGAGTGGAATAACTGGAATCTTTCGAAGGGATGGTAAGGATGTAGATCCTGCCGATATAAAGAAAATGAATGATAAAATATCACACCGCGGACCAGACGGATCCCGAATATGGTGCGAGGGCCCAGTGGCTTTCGGCCACCAGATGCTCCACACAACCCCTGAATCCCTCCATGAAATCCTGCCCTTTGAAGATGAGGAATCTGGACTGGTCATAACTGCTGATGCCAGGATAGACAACCGTAAAGAGCTCGCACCTAAATTAGGAATTGAAGATAATGAGTATGTTTCTGATAGTTATTTCATTCTAAAGGCCTATGAGAAGTGGGGTGAAAAGTGCCCTGAGGAGCTTTTAGGGGATTTTGCTTTTGCTATTTGGGATAAGAATAGGGAAACTTTGTTCTGTGCTAGGGATCATATGGGGGTTAAGCCTTTTTATTATCATTTATCTAATGATTATTTTTTATTCGCAAGTGAGATCAAATCTCTTTTATACTATGGAGAGGACTTAAATCTGGAATTAAATGAAATAAAAGTAGCTTATCATTTAATACCAATTAGTACTGATAGAAAATTAACTTTCTACAATAATATATTTCGACTACCAGCTTCTAACTGTTTGTATATTGAGTTTCATAACTATGAGTTGAAGAAATACTGGGAATTGGATCCTAACTTAAGAATATTTTTTGATACTGACGAAGATTATTATTTGAAATTTCGTGAAATTTTTGAAAAAGCAATTAAATGTCGTTTAAGAACTATTCATCCTATTGGATTTGAGTTAAGTGGGGGAATAGATTCATCATCTGTTGTTGTAATGGCAAAAAAGATTTTATCAAAAACTCATACAGATATTCTAACTTTTTCCCTAATTTTTAATGAAATCAAGCAAACTGACGAAAGTTATTATATCAAAAAAATTGTTGATAAATATGGATTCAAACCTTTTTATTTGGTAGGAGATTCAATCAGTCCTTTTGATGGGGCTGATGAAATATTATTTTATCAGGATGAACCTCTTGAAACACCTAACATGGCCATGATTTGGAAACTATATAAAAAAATGAGTGATAAAGGTGTTAAGGTTGTTATAGGTGGGCATGATGGTGATTGTCTCCTCTATAAAGGTGAAAATTATTTATTTGAATTATTTGTTCGATTTAAATGGTTTAAGTTAATCGATGAAATTAAGATTAAATCAAATGGGGGAATTGTTGAGTTTTTTAAATTATTTGTGGCTGAAGTATTGTTTAAGTTAGTTCCTGAATTTCACGATATATGGCTTCATTTTAAAGGTATTAGGCGGGAAAAAGACTTTGTTAACATTAATAAAGATTTTGTTCAAAAATTTGATTTAAAGAATTTGTATAAACAAATGGAATTATATCCATTAAGAGCTGCAAATAATTCTAGAAGAATCCATTATTATTATCTAACACTTGCAACTCATCAACAAATTTTTGAAATGATGGATAAATTTGCAGCACCTCATTCAATTGAACCTCGTCATCCTATGATGGATAAACGCTTAGTTGAATTTTGTTTTGCAGTTCCCACCCATATAAAATACGACAATGGATGGGGTCGACTGTTAGTTCGATATGGGCTTAGCGATCTCCTTCCAAATGAAGTTCAATGGCGTAGAGGTAAAATTAATTTTTTCCATGTATTTGAAAGGAATTTGTTATTATTTGAACGAGATTGTTTGAATGATTTGATATATAAGAATAAGTTGATACGAAAATATGTTGATTGTAAAGAATTACCTAAGATTTATAGAAGATATATTGAAGGTGTTGAGGGTGCAGATTCGATTGATATTTGGAAAATCGCAATTCTTTCCTTTTGGTTGGAAAGTTCTTTTAACCATTTAAAAGAAAATTGAGAAAGAATAAAAATAAAAAATTACAGAAAAAAAATCCATTGATGGTTCAATATTAAGAAGAACCATATTTTCGTGCATAATCTCCTGAACCATCTTGTCCGGCTAGAGTAACTTCTTTTAAATTCCCGTGGTATTTTAAAACAGGTTTTGAGTATTTTGACTTGACCTTCTGGGGCATATTTGAACTCCTTCTATCATATTTTCTTTTTTTTTTGGTTTATAAATTTTCGTAAAAATCTCCAAAAAAAGAAAATTAAAATATGTGAACAATCCTTCTAGTATTATTCAACATTAATATATGTTTTTTGGCTGTTGTTGTTAAAGTTCCAATCAAATTGGTCCACAGATTCGAGTTTAACTGTATTTATTATAGTTTTATTGTTGAGGGCACTGTTGACGAGTGCTGTTATGGTTAGTGTTGCTGTTTGTCCGTTGTTGAAGTTTCCTATGGTCCATATTCCTGTGTTTTCGTTGTATGTTCCTGTTCCATGGGTATCTGCGGATTGGAATGTTAATCCTGCAGGTAAACTGTCTTTGATAGTTAAACCAGTTGCATTATCACCATTATTTTGGATATTTATAGTTAATGTAATAGTATTTCCACTTGGAGTCTGAATCGTTGTTTCATTATTGACGTTTTGGGTGACTTGTATGTCGACTTGTTGTGGTATGGGTAGTGTTCTGCTTCTTGCGTTGTTGTTGTTGTTTGGGTCGTATTCTGTTTGGTTGATTTTGGTTGCAGTTATTGTTAAGTCTCCTGATTTGCTGATGTATGTTAGTATGTCTAGTGATGCTGCACCTCCGCTGGGCATGAAGTTAATGGTCCAGGTTATTGTTCGTAGTGTGGAGTTGTAGGTGTATGCTCCGTTTGAACGTGGGTCTGCACCTTTGAAGTCTAGTCCTAGTGGTAGGCTGATTGTTATTATTATGTTGTGTGCGTCGTCTGGGCCGTTGTTGATGGCGTCTGTTGCCCAGGTTACGTCGTTGTTTACATCCCAGTTGTCGTATTTGCCTGTTGTCGTGTAAATGGTCACCCGAACATCTGCAGTCTTTGTGTAACTTCCCTGATTAATAATTGTTGTTTGTGCATTATTGTTAAAGTTCCAATCAAATTGGTCCACAGATTCGAGTTTTGCAGTATTCTTTATGTAAGTTGCAATGTTGACGAGTGCTGTTATGGTTAGTGTTGCTGTTTGTCCGTTTTTGAAGTTTCCTATGGTCCATATTCCTGTGTTTTCGTTGTATGTTCCTGTTCCGTGGGTATCTGCGAATTGGAATGTTAATCCTGCAGGTAAACTGTCTTTTATAGATAACCCAGTAGCGTTACTTGGGCCATTGTTCACTACATTTATAGTGTAAATAATTGTTTGACCTATGTTAGGAGTAAGATTATCGACGTTTTGTGTGACTTGTATGTCGACTTGTTGTGGTATGGGTAGTGTTCTGCTTCTTGCGTTGTTGTTGTTGTTTGGGTCGTATTCTGTTTGGTTGATTTTGGTTGCAGTTATTGTTAAGTCTCCTGATTTGCTGATGTATGTTAGTATGTCTAGTGATGCTGCACCTCCGCTGGGCATGAAGTCAATGGTCCAGGTTATTGTTCGTAGTGTGGAGTTGTAGGTGTATGCTCCGTTTGAACGTGGGTCTGCACCTTTGAAGTCTAGTCCTAGTGGTAGGCTGATTGTTATTATTATGTTGTGTGCATCGTCTGGGCCGTTGTTGATGGCGTCTGTTGCCCAGGTTACGTCGTTGTTTACATCCCAGTTGTCGTATTTGCCTGTTGTCGTGTAAATGGTCACTCGAACATCTGCAGAGGGTACGTAAATCAGTTTCTTTATAGTTTGACCTATATATGGATTGTATTCGTTTTGTTCAGTCAAAGTTGCAGTATTGGCAATGGTATTTTGCGGATTTGCATTACCAGATATAGTTAAAAATGCTAATGCGCCATTTAATAATTCGGGTATGGTCCAAACACCATTAGCATAACTTGTTCCTTCTGAAGGTGTAACAGTGACATTGGTCAGTCCAGCAGGAATCACGTCTTCTATGCGAATGTTGGTAGCAGTGTCCGGTCCGTTATTGGTTGCAGTCACTATGAAAGTTACAACATTCTGGTAGTAACTTCCAGTCTGACTGAGCGTAACATCAGCCATTTTAGTGTAAACAGGTATACTTGTACTGTTACCAGGGTTAGGGTTGTATTCAGTCTGGTTAATCTCAACTGCATTATTGGTTATATTGTAACCTGCCATTGCAGGTCCTGCTTTACCACTTATAGTTAGAGTGGCACTGGTGAACTTTTCCAGGAAGTCAATGCTCCAGATTCCAGTTTCAGGATCATAAGATCCTACGGAAGGAGTTACAGTGACATTGGTTAACCCGGCAGGTACCACATCTCTAATTTTAATGTTAGTTGCATCATCCGGTCCGCTGCAGTAAGCATTAACCACGAAGGTCACATCATCGCCCACATTCACAGTAACGATTCCCGTGCTCTGACCGTTCACTGTCTGGGTGATTATGGGGTCAGAGAGTTTGGTGTAAACTGTGGTGCTGGTGCTTGCTGCTGCTGGGTTGTATTCTGTTTGGCTGGTTCTGTTAGCGTAATTGGTGGTGTTTAATCCAGCCATGGAGGCAGTAACTTTACCAGTTAAGGTTAAAACTGCACTTGCACCACTGTTTAAGTTTCCAATGTCCCACAAGCCAGTGTTTAAATTGTAGGTTCCAGGTCCAATTATGGAGTAGCCGGTGTCAGATAATCCGCTTGGCAGCAAGTCGGTTATTTGCAGGTTGCTGGCAGCATCAGGGCCGCTGTTAAGGGCAGTTATGACGTAGGTAACAGTGTCACCCACATTGACTATGGCACTGCTGGCACCGTTAACTGTCTGGGTTACGGTAACATTGGCTTTCTTAACATATATTGAGGCATCTGGTATGGTGACTGTTTGAGGGTATTCGGTTTTGGTTGCAGTTGCGTGGTTGGTAATGGTTGTTCCGGCTTGTGCTGCCTGGATGACTCCACTGAATACCAGGGTAGCTGCGTTAGCAGATCCAGTTGCCAGATTAGTGATGGTCCACACACCAGTAACCGGGTTGTATGTACCAGTGCTTGGTGTTCCTGCAGTGAATCCTGCAGGCAACTGGGATAGTAAATCAGTTATTTGGATATTTGCCAGGTCAGGTCCATTGTTGGTGACAGTGAGGGTGAAACTTCCAGTGTCACCCACATTAAGGTTGCTCTGGTTGGCAGTGTTGGTTATGGTCACATCTGCTTTTTTGGTGTAAACAGTGGCTGTGGTGGTGGTTGGTTGGCTGTTGTATTCAGTCTGGCTGGTTCTGGTTGCAGTGTTGATGGTGTTATATCCGGCCATGCTGGAAGTTGCAGTTCCAGTTATGGTTAGGGTGGCAACTGCACCGTTAGCTAGTGATGGTATGGTCCAAATTCCAGAGCTGTAGGTTCCCACAGAGGGGGTGATGGTTACTCCACTTAAAGCAGCAGGGGGAATATCAGATATTTTAAGATTGGTTGCTGCGTCAGGGCCGTTGTTGGTGGCTGTGACAGTGTAAGTTACGGTGTCGCCTACATTTACAGGTGTGGTGGCTGTTGAAGTTAGAACTACATCTGCTTTTTTGGTGTAAACAGTGGCACTAACAGTGGCTGGTTTAGAATTGTACTGTTCCTGAGAAGTTCTGGTTGCAGTGTTAACGGTGTTCAATCCAGCCATGGCTGAAGTTGCAGTTCCAGTGATAGTTAAAGTGGCACTGGCCTGCTTGTTTAAGGTGGGTATGGTCCAAACTCCATTGTAGTAGGTTGTATCTGAAGATGGGGTTACAGTCACTCCACTTAATCCTGCAGGGATGATGTCGGTGATCATTATTCCGGTTGCCGTGTTCTGGTTGGCATTGGTGGCAGTAACCACAAAGGTAACCTTGTCTCCCACATTAACGGTGGCAGTGGTTCCTCCGTTTACAGTTTGAGTTAAGGTAACATCAGCCTGTACTGCAGTGTTTATTATACTAAAGTCGGTGATGGTTAAGGGTAACACGTTACGGGCTACCAGGTTCTGTTTCCGGGGGGTTTCGTACTTGTTATCATATAAAAGGTTCCCGTAGTTTCCACTGACATATGCAGTGACCACTGCGTTTCGGTTATTACCTATGCTGGATAAATTTACAGTAACCTGGCCATTAACATCTGTGACCCCGGAACTACTGCTTAGAGTTCCCCGGGTTGTCTGGAAGTTTACAGTAACTCCGGATAGGGGGGTCCCGTTTTTATCTCTCACTGTGGCAGTAATGCTAACGGATTGGCCGTTAAGTATGGTTACTGATTCAGGGGTGACTTCTAAACTGTAAGGATATTTCATGGAGATTGCCTCACCAATAATCACCCATGCTCTGTCTCTTACTGCAGTGGAACCAGTGGCGCCACCAATTCTAGCATCGTTGGGGGCGGTCATGTACTGGTAGTAAGTCCCTAAAGGTGCTGAGGGATTGTAAGGTCCGTAAGGTGCAGAAGTAAAGTACCAGATAGCGCACTGTATGGCTGCAGCTTCATCACTGGTGGAACCAGTGTAAGTATTCAGGATGTAGCTAACTTTACCCCAATCCACTCCACTGGGTAAATCTCCTGCAGTTCCAGGGAGAGGTCCGTTAACCAGTAGGGTGTCGCCTATGCTGATGGGGGTGAATAAATCAATACAGTATGCAGCGTATGTTGTTCCATCAACTATGACATTGATTATACCTGCAAATCCGTTCTTGTTCTGTCCCTGGATGTACACAGTCCGGCCGTTTCCGGTACCAGTTAAAGTTGCGGTTTTGGGGGTTAACTCGAAATTGGCTGTACCGTATTTATTAGGGTCAGTGGGGTAATTAGGGCCATTGGCCACAGTCACACTTTTGGTGATGGAGTTGCATCCCATGTAACTGGCTATAACATTAAAGGTGGTGTCGGTGCTGTAAAAGTTCAGGTAGTAGTATCCATTGGCATCTGTGGTTGTGCTGGCTAAAACTTTCCCAGCGGTTGAATCCACGGTTATAGTGGCACCTTCTAATGGCCTCACATGGCCGTATTCATTAACAGTAACCGTACCAGTGATTATAGGATCTGATCCAGAACAAGTACTGGCAGATGCAGTAAGGTTGGTAGTGTTTTCTGTATTGTTAATAGCAGCTGCAGAAGTACCAGCAATGGCTAGCACAAATGCAAATGCTAAAAGAAACATTAAGAGTTGTTTTTTTCCTTTCATTTCTTTCCCCCAAATTTTTTGGACATTTTTTTTATCTTGAATTTTTCACCTTTTTTATTGTTGACCATGAACAATATAATTTTGAAATACTAATATTCCGATGGATAAGTTTATGGTGATTCCATGCATATAAAGGTTTTTCTTTTGCTTATATGTTTGTGACAAGAGTCACTTCATAGTATATAAAAGCGTGAAAATATTCACAAAAATAGTGGTTGTTTTTGTTGAGCAAAATACTTTCACAACTTTAAAATTTTCCTAGAAATAAATGTGGTGAAAATACCTTATAAAACTTGGTCTTTTATTTATATCTATGTGAATATGGTCACATTGGGTATGGCTAAATTGAGTGTTTTTCATGGAAATAGATCAATATTTCTGGGGTTTGTGAGGATCGTCACAAAGATTTTTTTAGTTCATCAAGGGTTACTGGAATTTTTTTTTGCAAAGTTTTAGCCTGTGCCATGCAATGTTTCCATATTTTTTTTTGGGTTGATGTATTCCCTATTATAATATATAATATATTATATGGTCAATAACAGAAATTTTAACAGAACTTGTGTAGGAAAATAATATATGATTCCCCTGAAAAGTTTCATAAAATTACCTTTCCCTGAAAAGACACTGGCATTAAGGGCACTCTACTGGGTAATTTACATCAGGGTCATCCTCTGGATATTCCCCTTTAATTATGTTAAAAAAAGAGTGCAACAAATTAGCAGGGTATCCTCACCTGCTAATGGATTTTCTCATAATTCTACTTCTTTTTCCCTGCCCAGGATCAGCTTTATGGTAAGGATGGCCTCCAGGTACGTGCTCCGAGCCACCTGCCTGGTGCAGGCACTGGCAGGGCATATATTATTCTCCAAGTATGGTTACGATACTCAGATAAAAATTGGTGTTTCCAGTGAAGACGGGCAGTTTGAAGCCCATGCCTGGTTGGAACGTGAGGGAGATGTTGTATTAGGGGAGTCTGAAAAGGATTATAAGACTATTCTTGATGTTAATAGTGGATCACAATTAGATAATGGATGAGTTGATGATAAAGAAATATTTTAACAACAGTCTCCTGGGCCAGTATACTCAAAACTTAACCCGGTTAATGCCCAGAAAGATGGCCCTGGCTTTAACCCTCATGGTGGTTATCAGCTTCAACGAAGCAGCTAGCCTCCTGATTCTCATCCCCCTCCTGCAGCTGGTGGGACTGGATGTTGGTCAGGAGTCACTGGGACAGATCACCGGCTGGGTCTCTGTTTTCATCAAGTCCCTGGGTTTGGAACCTACCCTGTTCCTGGTTCTAGGTTTATATGTGGGTATTGTGAGTTTGGGTGCGCTTCTTTCCAGGTGGCAGACACTGGCTAGTTATGAAATTGAATACAAGTTCGCAGCACACCTCAGGAAAAGATTATATGAAGCTATAACCCGTTCTAATTGGCTCTTTTTCACCAGGGTCAAATCATCTGACTTTGCCCATGCCTTGACTAATGAGATAGAAAGGATCAGCACCGGAACCTACATGTTTTTGAACCTGATTGCCAGTACCATGGTGCTGGTGGTTTACATTGTGTTCTCCCTTAAACTGGCAGGTGTCTTCACCGGGGTGATCTTCATGGTAGGGGTGGTTATTCTGCTCCTTTTAAGGAGGAGGGTGAGAAGGTCGCAGTTCAGTGGGGAGGAAATCACCAACACCACCCGGGATATTTACTCATCAGTCATGCAGCACCTGGATGGGATGAAAACCATTAAAAGCTTCAACCTGGAGGAGGAGAACGTGAAAATTTTCTCCCAACAGGCGGATGATGTTGCCCAGAGGTA
This window contains:
- a CDS encoding DUF11 domain-containing protein; its protein translation is MKGKKQLLMFLLAFAFVLAIAGTSAAAINNTENTTNLTASASTCSGSDPIITGTVTVNEYGHVRPLEGATITVDSTAGKVLASTTTDANGYYYLNFYSTDTTFNVIASYMGCNSITKSVTVANGPNYPTDPNKYGTANFELTPKTATLTGTGNGRTVYIQGQNKNGFAGIINVIVDGTTYAAYCIDLFTPISIGDTLLVNGPLPGTAGDLPSGVDWGKVSYILNTYTGSTSDEAAAIQCAIWYFTSAPYGPYNPSAPLGTYYQYMTAPNDARIGGATGSTAVRDRAWVIIGEAISMKYPYSLEVTPESVTILNGQSVSITATVRDKNGTPLSGVTVNFQTTRGTLSSSSGVTDVNGQVTVNLSSIGNNRNAVVTAYVSGNYGNLLYDNKYETPRKQNLVARNVLPLTITDFSIINTAVQADVTLTQTVNGGTTATVNVGDKVTFVVTATNANQNTATGIMITDIIPAGLSGVTVTPSSDTTYYNGVWTIPTLNKQASATLTITGTATSAMAGLNTVNTATRTSQEQYNSKPATVSATVYTKKADVVLTSTATTPVNVGDTVTYTVTATNNGPDAATNLKISDIPPAALSGVTITPSVGTYSSGIWTIPSLANGAVATLTITGTATSSMAGYNTINTATRTSQTEYNSQPTTTTATVYTKKADVTITNTANQSNLNVGDTGSFTLTVTNNGPDLANIQITDLLSQLPAGFTAGTPSTGTYNPVTGVWTITNLATGSANAATLVFSGVIQAAQAGTTITNHATATKTEYPQTVTIPDASIYVKKANVTVTQTVNGASSAIVNVGDTVTYVITALNSGPDAASNLQITDLLPSGLSDTGYSIIGPGTYNLNTGLWDIGNLNSGASAVLTLTGKVTASMAGLNTTNYANRTSQTEYNPAAASTSTTVYTKLSDPIITQTVNGQSTGIVTVNVGDDVTFVVNAYCSGPDDATNIKIRDVVPAGLTNVTVTPSVGSYDPETGIWSIDFLEKFTSATLTISGKAGPAMAGYNITNNAVEINQTEYNPNPGNSTSIPVYTKMADVTLSQTGSYYQNVVTFIVTATNNGPDTATNIRIEDVIPAGLTNVTVTPSEGTSYANGVWTIPELLNGALAFLTISGNANPQNTIANTATLTEQNEYNPYIGQTIKKLIYVPSADVRVTIYTTTGKYDNWDVNNDVTWATDAINNGPDDAHNIIITISLPLGLDFKGADPRSNGAYTYNSTLRTITWTIDFMPSGGAASLDILTYISKSGDLTITATKINQTEYDPNNNNNARSRTLPIPQQVDIQVTQNVDNLTPNIGQTIIYTINVVNNGPSNATGLSIKDSLPAGLTFQFADTHGTGTYNENTGIWTIGNFKNGQTATLTITALVNIATYIKNTAKLESVDQFDWNFNNNAQTTIINQGSYTKTADVRVTIYTTTGKYDNWDVNNDVTWATDAINNGPDDAHNIIITISLPLGLDFKGADPRSNGAYTYNSTLRTITWTINFMPSGGAASLDILTYISKSGDLTITATKINQTEYDPNNNNNARSRTLPIPQQVDIQVTQNVNNETTIQTPSGNTITLTINIQNNGDNATGLTIKDSLPAGLTFQSADTHGTGTYNENTGIWTIGNFNNGQTATLTITALVNSALNNKTIINTVKLESVDQFDWNFNNNSQKTYINVE
- a CDS encoding lasso peptide biosynthesis B2 protein gives rise to the protein MIPLKSFIKLPFPEKTLALRALYWVIYIRVILWIFPFNYVKKRVQQISRVSSPANGFSHNSTSFSLPRISFMVRMASRYVLRATCLVQALAGHILFSKYGYDTQIKIGVSSEDGQFEAHAWLEREGDVVLGESEKDYKTILDVNSGSQLDNG
- the asnB gene encoding asparagine synthase (glutamine-hydrolyzing) yields the protein MSGITGIFRRDGKDVDPADIKKMNDKISHRGPDGSRIWCEGPVAFGHQMLHTTPESLHEILPFEDEESGLVITADARIDNRKELAPKLGIEDNEYVSDSYFILKAYEKWGEKCPEELLGDFAFAIWDKNRETLFCARDHMGVKPFYYHLSNDYFLFASEIKSLLYYGEDLNLELNEIKVAYHLIPISTDRKLTFYNNIFRLPASNCLYIEFHNYELKKYWELDPNLRIFFDTDEDYYLKFREIFEKAIKCRLRTIHPIGFELSGGIDSSSVVVMAKKILSKTHTDILTFSLIFNEIKQTDESYYIKKIVDKYGFKPFYLVGDSISPFDGADEILFYQDEPLETPNMAMIWKLYKKMSDKGVKVVIGGHDGDCLLYKGENYLFELFVRFKWFKLIDEIKIKSNGGIVEFFKLFVAEVLFKLVPEFHDIWLHFKGIRREKDFVNINKDFVQKFDLKNLYKQMELYPLRAANNSRRIHYYYLTLATHQQIFEMMDKFAAPHSIEPRHPMMDKRLVEFCFAVPTHIKYDNGWGRLLVRYGLSDLLPNEVQWRRGKINFFHVFERNLLLFERDCLNDLIYKNKLIRKYVDCKELPKIYRRYIEGVEGADSIDIWKIAILSFWLESSFNHLKEN